In Topomyia yanbarensis strain Yona2022 chromosome 2, ASM3024719v1, whole genome shotgun sequence, one DNA window encodes the following:
- the LOC131684240 gene encoding probable ATP-dependent RNA helicase DHX34 codes for MSSSREYYKRKNELQQEHQHLSTSRDSKVSSQHYRSKHVDSHSHNRHRESRSPSPERRHRKVEQSETSTSETKIFQSTSENVYGSISPDRKKFRSENDFHDLGKQKIEYDSSTKKRELGSKAPRIEETNLVSFSFLNYKGILNRVILGYCSRDQLVNDSNDFWLFLNKYEALLKKSGQCILPKPLEETELQTDDMIQSTYNNAFSTAISLNVPFEELYSRLRQLDESGKISALKLKQFLQIVSHYLDFRQKERFNRLRKLRKAQAELPVAKHKDEIVAAVRNETVVILAGDTGCGKSTQVPQYLHEAGFEKIACTQPRRIACISLAKRVAHEMLCEYGTQVGYQIRFERAKSTHTNILFITEGLLLRQLAAEESLSQYSVIILDEIHERHLHGDFLLGITKCLIRARPDVKLVLMSATINIKLFGDYFAEEKAHIIEVPGRLFPIKLHYMPQVQDIAFTSTGGKGKQKTSNRISPDPYLQILQLIDQKYPPTEKGDVLIFLSGLNEITTIVDAAKEYSEKNKNWIILPLHSTLSIAEQDKVFDYAPEGMRKCIISTNIAETSVTIDGIRFVIDSGKVKEMSYDPTTKMQRLKEFWISKASADQRKGRAGRTGPGICYRLYAEKQFYDFDAYTTAEILKVPLESLLLQMISMGLPNARLFPFVEPPPSENLENAIMNLKQHEALTADEKLTPLGKALAKIPVDIGIGKMLLMGCVFQQLQPVLTLAAALSVQSPFTNRAYREAECERALRSLESDHGDPITLLNAYKEWLELKQTRFEYRRDEKRESTKSWCRRRGLEEQRFYEITKLRNQFQDLLQDCGLMESNSDDNMTSAERAIRHGELKQLKELRKTHRMEAPRKRQLLKSDPWGFGDGEEDDGKIDIRDVEFRMNLNSSKLQILVSGATACSYRDLMTLKLILVSGLYPQVAIADDFNYCKGPAEQFFHTQTKPYVTLHPMGFFANNVQVLQLDDNDIVEKSGPYKSRQPLSSHHQIVCYLTLLETNKTYLMNTLRMPAAQTLLLFAHSIDTNLTCSRLICDSWLCLDFPSPESGQTLLYKASNLRRLWNKMLAEKLKVLTQTADEELSRAEREKSIDQMNYELWHDLAQYMNTEICYTIKRLLPADVKIMYKGPSATEAVELDPNPFAQDFVPITNETKGGMHITENILYACVNETDWSMQMYEEIITNDWECANCSCTYNMTGFQKLQHKVVCKSSPAVDTDAQQPTPSTIDRQKPNSKSFDCPVCKTTLHLTAIEILKHKKTCTIKVKQETD; via the exons ATGAGTTCTTCGAGGGAATATTACAAACGCAAAAATGAGCTTCAACAAGAACACCAACATCTATCTACGTCGCGAGATTCCAAGGTGTCATCCCAGCACTATCGCTCCAAGCATGTGGACAGTCACTCGCACAATCGACATCGTGAATCTAGATCCCCCTCTCCAGAAAGACGGCACAGGAAAGTAGAGCAATCGGAAACTAGCACTTCTGAAACTAAAATATTTCAATCAACCAGCGAAAATGTTTACGGTTCTATTAGTCCCGATAGAAAAAAGTTCAGATCCGAAAACGACTTTCACGATTTAGGCAAACAAAAGATCGAATATGATTCGTCAACCAAAAAGAGAGAACTGGGTTCCAAGGCACCTCGAATTGAAGAAACCAATTTGGTGAGCttttcctttctcaattatAAAGGTATCCTTAACCGAGTTATTCTCGGTTACTGTAGCCGGGACCAACTCGTTAACGATTCGAACGATTTCTGGTTATTTCTGAACAAATATGAAGCACTGCTCAAGAAAAGTGGACAGTGTATTCTACCGAAGCCACTTGAAGAAACTGAATTACAAACGGATGACATGATTCAATCAACTTACAACAACGCTTTCAGCACAGCAATTTCATTAAATGTCCCGTTCGAGGAGCTGTACAGCAGACTGCGACAATTGGATGAAAGTGGAAAAATCAGTGCTTTGAAACTGAAACAATTTTTGCAGATAGTATCACACTACTTAGATTTCCGCCAGAAGGAACGCTTCAACAGGCTAAGGAAGCTACGAAAGGCGCAAGCTGAACTCCCGGTAGCAAAGCACAAAGATGAAATTGTGGCAGCTGTACGGAATGAGACTGTGGTCATTCTTGCTGGTGATACAGGCTGCGGTAAATCTACTCAAGTACCGCAATACCTGCATGAAGCTGGGTTTGAGAAAATTGCTTGTACCCAGCCTAGACGAATTGCTTGCATTTCACTTGCAAAGCGAGTAGCTCACGAAATGCTGTGCGAATATGGCACACAGGTCGGTTACCAAATTCGGTTCGAAAGGGCCAAAAGTACCCACACCAACATTTTGTTCATCACCGAAGGTCTTTTACTACGACAACTGGCTGCAGAGGAATCTCTCTCCCAATATTCGGTTATCATACTTGATGAAATACACGAAAGGCATCTTCATGGTGATTTCCTGCTGGGGATAACCAAGTGCTTGATAAGGGCTAGACCGGATGTAAAGCTGGTTCTCATGTCAGCAACTATTAATATCAAGCTGTTTGGAGACTACTTTGCTGAAGAGAAGGCACACATAATCGAAGTTCCCGGTCGATTATTTCCAATAAAACTGCACTACATGCCGCAAGTGCAAGACATCGCTTTCACTAGTACAGGAGGTAAAGGCAAGCAAAAAACAAGCAATCGGATCAGTCCTGATCCGTACCTTCAAATTCTGCAACTGATCGATCAAAAGTATCCTCCTACGGAGAAAGGGGACGTTTTGATTTTTCTAAGCGGTTTAAATGAGATCACGACAATCGTTGATGCAGCCAAAGAGTACTcagagaagaataaaaactgGATAATTCTTCCATTGCACAGTACCCTCTCAATCGCCGAGCAGGATAAGGTATTTGACTACGCTCCGGAAGGAATGCGGAAGTGTATCATATCTACGAACATTGCGGAGACATCGGTGACTATCGACGGAATTCGCTTTGTAATCGATTCCGGCAAAGTAAAAGAGATGAGTTATGATCCAACTACTAAGATGCAACGGTTGAAGGAGTTCTGGATTTCGAAAGCTTCAGCTGATCAGCGTAAGGGTAGAGCTGGACGAACGGGACCAGGCATATGCTATCGACTCTATGCGGAGAAACAGTTCTACGACTTTGATGCATACACAACGGCAGAGATATTGAAAGTACCTTTGGAGTCTCTACTGTTGCAAATGATTTCGATGGGGTTGCCAAATGCTAGACTGTTTCCGTTTGTGGAACCACCGCCATCGGAAAACTTGGAAAATGCTATCATGAACTTGAAGCAACAT GAAGCACTAACAGCCGATGAAAAGCTTACTCCGTTAGGTAAAGCTTTGGCGAAAATTCCAGTAGATATCGGAATTGGGAAAATGTTGCTGATGGGATGCGTATTTCAACAATTGCAACCAGTTCTGACCTTAGCAGCTGCGTTGAGCGTCCAGTCACCCTTTACAAACCGTGCTTATCGTGAAGCAGAATGTGAG CGTGCTTTGCGTTCTCTCGAATCTGACCATGGAGACCCGATCACCTTACTGAATGCCTATAAAGAATGGCTAGAACTGAAACAGACCCGCTTTGAGTATCGCAGAGATGAAAAACGAGAAAGTACCAAAAGCTGGTGTCGTAGGCGGGGCCTAGAAGAGCAACGCTTTTACGAAATTACTAAACTAAGAAACCAGTTTCAAGACTTACTGCAAGATTGCGGTCTCATGGAAAGCAACAGTGACGACAACATGACTAGTGCGGAACGTGCTATACGACACGGTGAACTGAAGCAGCTGAAAGAACTGCGAAAAACGCACCGGATGGAAGCTCCCCGAAAGAGACAATTGCTGAAATCGGACCCGTGGGGATTTGGTGATGGAGAAGAAGATGACGGCAAAATTGATATCAGGGATGTAGAGTTTCGAATGAACCTAAACTCCTCAAAATTACAGATTTTGGTGAGTGGAGCAACAGCTTGTAGCTATCGAGACCTCATGACGCTGAAGTTGATTCTGGTCAGCGGGTTGTATCCTCAAGTGGCGATTGCAGATGACTTCAACTACTGCAag GGACCTGCAGAACAATTTTTCCACACGCAAACCAAACCATACGTCACGCTTCATCCTATGGGATTCTTCGCGAACAACGTGCAAGTTCTACAGTTAGATGATAACGACATTGTCGAAAAGAGTGGACCATACAAATCGCGTCAACCGCTTAGCTCCCACCACCAAATAGTTTGCTACCTAACACTATTGGAGACTAACAAAACCTACTTAATGAACACGCTTCGCATGCCAGCAGCTCAAACGCTACTGCTGTTTGCACATTCGATCGATACTAATTTGACCTGTTCGCGGCTAATCTGCGATTCTTGGTTGTGTTTGGATTTTCCTTCTCCGGAAAGTGGCCAAACTTTGTTATATAAAGCATCCAATCTCAGGCGATTGTGGAATAAAATGTTGGCAGAGAAACTAAAAG TTCTTACACAGACAGCCGACGAAGAGTTGTCCCGAGCTGAGCGAGAGAAATCTATCGATCAGATGAACTATGAGCTCTGGCATGACCTAGCTCAGTATATGAATACGGAAATTTGCTACACCATCAAGCGTTTGCTTCCAGCTGATGTGAAAATCATGTACAAAGGTCCATCGGCAACGGAAGCTGTAGAGTTGGATCCAAATCCTTTCGCTCAGGATTTTGTACCAATTACAAACGAAACCAAGGGAGGAATGCATATTACGGAGAACATTTTGTACGCGTG CGTGAATGAAACCGATTGGAGCATGCAGATGTATGAGGAAATAATAACTAATGATTGGGAGTGTGCCAACTGCAGCTGCACATACAATATGACTGGATTCCAAAAGTTGCAGCATAAAGTCG tttgTAAATCCAGTCCAGCGGTCGATACTGATGCCCAACAGCCGACACCTTCTACCattgacagacagaagcctaaCTCAAAAAGTTTCGACTGCCCAGTTTGTAAAACCACACTTCACCTTACCGCTATCGAGAttttgaaacacaaaaaaacatgcACCATAAAAGTGAAACAAGAAACGGATTGA